From Triticum urartu cultivar G1812 chromosome 2, Tu2.1, whole genome shotgun sequence, a single genomic window includes:
- the LOC125541088 gene encoding 3-oxoacyl-[acyl-carrier-protein] synthase I, chloroplastic-like: protein MQNLLLPNAAAAAPWCAQPRRRPSRLSVRASASSPSAPRRETDPRKRVVITGMAVVSVFGNDVDAYYARLLAGESGVGAIDSFDASGFPTRFAAQIRGFSSEGYVDAKLDRRLDDCHRYALVASKKALESACLAAGSSAMEKVDKERAGVIVGSGMGGITAFSDGVENLVTKGYRKISPFCIPHAITNTSSAMIAMDAAVGFRGPNYSISTACATSNHCFHSAADQIRLGRADVMVAGGTEAAIIPIGLGGFVACRALSQRNDDPGTASRPWDKDRDGFVMGEGAGILVMESLEHAMRRDAPILAEYLGGAVNSDAYHMTNPRPDGCGVSVCIRQSLENAGVTPEEVNYINAHATSTPAGDLAEVNALKQVFKDPSRIKLNATKSMIGHSLGAAGGLEAIATIKAITTGWVHPTINQFNPEPEVDQFNTVRSVKQQHEVHVGISNSFGFGGQNSVVVFAPFKS, encoded by the exons ATGCAAAACCTGCTTCTCCCcaatgccgccgccgccgcgccctggTGCGCGCAGCCGCGGCGGCGGCCATCCCGCCTCTCCGTGCGCGCCTCGGCGTCGTCACCGTCGGCGCCTCGGCGGGAGACCGACCCGAGGAAGCGGGTGGTGATCACGGGGATGGCCGTGGTGTCCGTGTTCGGGAACGACGTGGACGCGTACTATGCCCGGCTCCTCGCCGGGGAGAGCGGCGTCGGCGCCATCGACAGCTTCGACGCCTCCGGGTTCCCCACCCGCTTCGCCGCCCAGATCCGCGGCTTCTCCTCCGAGGGCTACGTCGACGCCAAGCTCGACCGCCGCCTCGACGACTGCCACCGCTACGCCCTCGTCGCCTCCAAGAAGGCCCTCGAGTCCGCCTGCCTCGCCGCCGGGTCCAGCGCCATGGAGAAGGTCGACAAAGAACGTGCCGGCGTGATCGTCGGGTCCGGCATGGGCGGCATcacggccttctccgacggcgtcgAGAACCTCGTGACCAAGGGGTACAGGAAGATATCTCCCTTCTGCATCCCGCACGCCATCACCAACACGAGCTCCGCCATGATCGCCATGGACGCGGCCGTCGGCTTCCGGGGCCCTAACTACTCGATCTCCACGGCATGTGCCACCTCCAACCACTGCTTCCACAGCGCCGCCGACCAGATCCGGTTGGGCCGAGCCGACGTCATGGTCGCCGGTGGCACCGAAGCCGCCATCATTCCAATAGGGCTCGGTGGGTTCGTGGCGTGCAGAGCGCTGTCGCAGAGGAACGACGACCCCGGCACGGCGTCGAGGCCGTGGGACAAGGACCGCGATGGCTTTGTCATGGGCGAAGGAGCCGGAATACTG GTCATGGAAAGCCTCGAGCATGCAATGAGACGCGACGCTCCGATTCTGGCGGAGTACTTGGGAGGCGCCGTAAACAGCGACGCTTACCACATGACTAATCCGAGACCAGATGGCTGCGGCGTGTCGGTGTGCATCAGGCAGAGCCTTGAAAACGCAGGCGTCACACCAGAGGAG GTCAATTACATAAATGCTCATGCAACCTCAACCCCCGCTGGAGATCTTGCAGAGGTGAATGCTTTGAAGCAAGTTTTCAAGGACCCATCTCGGATTAAACTGAACGCAACCAAG TCAATGATAGGGCATTCCCTAGGTGCAGCGGGCGGTTTGGAGGCCATCGCTACCATCAAAGCAATAACCACCGGATGGGTGCATCCTACTATAAACCAATTT AACCCAGAGCCGGAAGTTGATCAATTTAACACGGTGCGTAGTGTAAAGCAACAGCATGAAGTACACGTTG GTATCTCCAATTCATTTGGATTCGGAGGACAAAATTCAGTGGTGGTATTTGCGCCATTTAAGTCCTAA
- the LOC125541089 gene encoding 3-oxoacyl-[acyl-carrier-protein] synthase I, chloroplastic-like, translating into MQNLLLPNAAAAPFCAPPGRPSRLSVRASAVSSSAPRRETDPRKRVVITGMGLVSVFGNDVDVYYERLLAGESGVGAIDRFDASGFPTRFAAQIRGFSSEGYVDGKLDRRLDDIHRYALVATRKALECASLAPGTSAMEKVDKERAGVVVGSGMGGITALSDGIASLVTKGCGKISPLCIPHAITNISSALVAMGAADGFRGPNYSISTACATSNHCFNSAADQIRLGRADVMIAGGTEAGIIPIALGAFFACRALSQRNVDPGTASRPWDKDRDGFVLGEGAGLLVMESLEHAMRRGAPILVEYLGGAVNSDAHHMTDPRPDGLGVSSCIMRSLENAGVAPEEVNYINAHATSTLAGDLAEVKALKQVFKDPSKIKMNATKSMIGHSLGAAGSFEAIATIKAITTGWVHPTINQFNPEPTVDQFDTVPNVKQQHKVNVGISNSFGFGGHNSVVVFAPFKS; encoded by the exons ATGCAAAACCTGCTTCTCCCGAACGCGGCCGCCGCGCCCTTCTGCGCGCCGCCGGGGCGGCCATCCCGCCTCTCCGTTCGCGCCTCGGCAGTGTCGTCGTCGGCGCCTCGGCGGGAGACCGACCCGAGGAAGCGGGTGGTGATCACGGGGATGGGCCTGGTGTCGGTGTTCGGGAACGACGTGGACGTGTACTACGAGCGGCTCCTCGCCGGGGAGAGTGGCGTCGGCGCCATCGACCGTTTCGACGCCTCCGGGTTCCCCACGCGCTTCGCCGCCCAGATCCGCGGCTTCTCCTCCGAGGGCTACGTCGACGGCAAGCTCGACCGCCGCCTTGACGACATCCACCGCTACGCCCTCGTCGCCACCAGGAAGGCCCTCGAGTGCGCAAGCCTCGCCCCCGGCACCAGCGCCATGGAGAAGGTCGACAAGGAACGGGCCGGCGTGGTCGTCGGCTCCGGCATGGGCGGCATCACGGCGCTCTCCGACGGCATCGCCAGCCTCGTGACCAAGGGGTGCGGGAAGATATCTCCCCTGTGCATCCCGCACGCCATAACCAACATCAGCTCCGCCTTGGTCGCCATGGGCGCTGCCGACGGCTTCCGAGGCCCGAACTACTCGATCTCCACCGCGTGTGCCACCTCCAACCACTGCTTCAACAGCGCCGCCGACCAGATCCGACTGGGCCGAGCCGACGTCATGATCGCCGGTGGCACCGAAGCTGGCATCATCCCGATCGCCCTCGGCGCGTTCTTCGCGTGCAGGGCGCTGTCGCAGAGGAACGTCGACCCCGGCACGGCGTCGAGGCCGTGGGACAAGGACCGCGACGGCTTTGTCCTTGGTGAAGGAGCCGGACTACTG GTCATGGAAAGCCTCGAGCATGCAATGAGACGCGGCGCTCCGATTCTCGTGGAGTACTTGGGAGGCGCTGTAAATAGTGACGCTCACCACATGACTGATCCTAGACCAGATGGCCTTGGTGTTTCATCGTGCATAATGAGAAGCCTCGAAAATGCAGGTGTGGCGCCGGAGGAG GTCAATTACATAAACGCACACGCTACCTCGACCCTTGCTGGAGACCTGGCAGAAGTGAAAGCTTTGAAGCAAGTCTTCAAGGACCCATCCAAGATTAAGATGAATGCAACGAAG TCCATGATTGGCCATAGCCTTGGCGCGGCAGGTTCCTTCGAAGCCATTGCGACCATCAAAGCGATCACCACCGGATGGGTGCACCCAACTATAAACCAGTTT AATCCAGAACCGACAGTTGATCAATTTGACACGGTGCCTAATGTGAAACAACAACACAAAGTAAATGTTG GCATCTCCAATTCATTTGGATTTGGCGGACATAATTCAGTGGTGGTATTTGCACCGTTTAAGTCATGA